A window of Danaus plexippus chromosome 26, MEX_DaPlex, whole genome shotgun sequence genomic DNA:
GCAAACATCTTGTTTGTGTTGTGTCGCTTCTGCGCTTTCGACGCATGCGCCGCCTTTGTCGTTCATCAAGTTACGACTATCGAGTTGATGAGCCATTTGAACGCGTTTcctttaaaaatctttgtgGTTAAATCATATTACGGCttacagaatattttaacacaGAAAAGCTTAATACCTGCGAGAAGATTCagttaaaaaactaatttactaACTACCTTATTATAGAAACTTAAAACTACATTAttgtagaaaattaaaaaatgcatgttgttaaataaaaatatttaaacaaatcgtatacattttataaaaacttaataattttattttctgatataatcaatatatatttgattattttacagTAAACCAAAaccttttgtttgttttatctgTAGTGTATAgatctttcattttatttctctaaagCCGAACTGACATCTTTAGCTTGGATCGTTAAGGAAACTAAATATCACTGTAAATGTAGAAGGTTGCGACCTACGCAAAGGCTatagaaatatctttatataataggtAATATGCTTGAAGACCTCGATCAAAGTAACCTatcaagatattaataataattctcaagaaagaattttatataaactaatgtCATTTTAGGTTTTCCACAAAGCTGCtgatattattgtttacaagAGTTGTTTTCGCTTTTTGTCCATTAATTACTCAGGTATTGTAGTTATAAATTTGACTATTTCActtattaaaatgtgtataattatataagggtGTCCATAAACTGCCTGCCTATTTGATGGTAAACCATTCCTTATGACCTGTTGTAGTTGTTACGAGTTTGGTGCCATCCTAAAGACTTCAAGTACATGAGAAATTAAAGAGTTAGTATGGAAGGTTGTTTAgactaagatatctaaaatgcTTTACAAGCTAGATGCAAGTTACGCCTGGCTACttgattatataatgatatagaCGCTTCCTGgtgttatattgaataaaattgttaccTATAAATATCTAAGTTAAATTGTCCATTGCCATTAATGATTCCGAACTTCTTCAAAACGCAATAAATGATGCAGGACTCGTCGGATTCCTGTAATTCTATTTTCTTCCCCTTAGGGTACATTTCCGTGAGGCATTGTTGCGCAACCATATCCGATATCTTCTCGTGTGCGTACATAACTGAAATACGTGCGTAAGCAGTATATGATAGAAGTAAAACGGCCGTTATTATCTCTGaaacaatgaatattttgtagattatgaaaatatttgttcattttCAAACCAATTCGtgtacgaaaaatatttgatgctTGCAACGAAAACCAAATCGGATATATTCGTGTAAGCGTGTATGacttaagtaaatatttttttttgcaaaaaataaaGTGTGAGAAATGCATAGATGTCCAACTAAACAGGCTATATCTGAGATCGTAGGACCATATTTTGCACAAGtcgataaatttttcattctactATATTTGATTtgggttttaataaattattttttcacataCCATTTAGTGGTTACGCTACCAAATatcatgttaataaattatacatagaataatataaaatgaataagttCAGACAAAAAAACTGTAGGCAGTCTCAATAcacaaattaattctattaagtAATGTGTTAGTGTTGAAGTACGCAGTAATTTTACCCTTATTCATacgtatattaattacatatatagcCGTATGAGTACACAAACTAGTCCTGTTCAAATACAACCCATATTTAAGCTCCGTTATAGTTACTTCTcagtgtaatttatttaaaactagttttataGGCCTTTTGGTcccttcattttattatatggacCTCTTAATCATGACCATCCCtcatttatactaaaattaaatttaaatatcatattttgatgtctaaagaaaacaatatattattctagatgatgagaattatttttctttccctgttcccataacatttttatgaggATCGGTTGAAGCAATATTCGGCAACgttgtaaaaaacaaataaacacaaatttacaattatttcatcAAGTTATTTATGGcttatacagaaatataaatataatataaataggcaTGATTTGTGTTGAttgtatatacttatatattttgtacacagaaacaataacaaaaatatatacatatatacattaaccCTATTCGCTATTATAGCATTGTCAGGAACAAGGATGTTTACCTTCACCTTTCAGGGCTATTACAGAGACTTCCAAAGTGactagaattatataattttgtgttgataattaattttaaaatgatttaaaagctTCCGGGCGAAATCCTTCAAATATACgtcaatgttaatttaataaatcaaatctcATTCTGAATAAAGGCGACGCTAATTTAAACTGGCGTTGATAAAGAGGGATTTAAAGTCAAAGACCGAGTGTGGGTCCAACTGCCTGGAAATAAATGTTGGGTTTTATGGTGATGATTCTTCGCATATCACTTTAAACtagctttataaatattattttaaaattatgatattttttcaattcagaaaaatgagttttttttttttctttttgctaCTTCTTGTGAGGAATAAGATTCAACAATATACGGAAACAGAAAATGtgcttattttaaaacagatcTTGTTCGAGAATTTCAATTGAACTGGCCATTTATCTTCGTTTACAAGCAACATGTATtgatttatagtatttatgaATGTAGCAATTTCAAAATCTGATATATTTGCCCATTTTATTctagcaataaatattagatgATTTAGATGTACTAAGGTAATTGAATATTGCGATATATATTGCAAAACTGTCCTTGCTGTCTACTCTTGCTTGTAGATTACATATTGATAGTATGATATGATATCTATATTATccagaatttaaatatatcatgatCTTAAAAAAGTAagccttatttttttatattatattcgtcTATTTTGgttgagtaaaaaaaatatatgatattttattcattgtataaaatttaatataaaaatacaaatgttaaatAGACCATGCATATCAATCTTCCAGATCTTTATATGATATCACATATAGCTGCGTACAATCGTTAAATACTTTCGCCTTCTTGCAGACGTCATGGTCCAAATTCATGCCGTTAATATTTTGTGCGCATGTCTCCCCAACATCCGATATCAAAACCCTTGGATCGTATCGATGGATGGCTTGCACCCGTCTGTAGTAGTTccttatgtttataataccGTCATTGGACATGATGCCGAACTTTTTTAACACACAATGTATGATGCACGGTATGTCGTTCCTGTCTATGTGTAAGGggtatttatacaaattccGTGGGTACATTTCCATGAGGCATTCATTAGTGATCGTGTCACTTTTCTTGTCTCGGGCGTACAGTATTGATAACGAGGGCTCAGAGTCCAAGctttttgttaaatacttGCTGTGCttgtaacaatttattgtGCCGAGTAATATAATTGTGAGGGTGAATAgtactgaaatatattaattattctaaagtatgaaataagaaataaaacaattcttgaaatgattataaaaacttcACCACTTTGTGCTAAAATAGAAgcaaacatttcaaaatcGATTACTACGTTTTCAAATAtaggaatgaaaaaaatataaaaaactaatattatcaatacaatttttttgtattgtttttaataaaaaaaccaagtatttttttaactatactGTTACGTGATAAATTCTGGATATAGAATGTATCAGACCTAATATTTTTCCGTTACACAAAACTTGTTTGGAGAATAAatcttcaattaaaatatatctgtttgtatattgttgaataattaaaagcaaatatttgGATAAAACGTAATTCAATAACAGTTTGACTCACATTCAcccaattgtaatatatatttacttgaaGCTTGATGCTATTAtcttagttaatttttaatatttttttttgaataaagccgggtttaacattaaaaaaatttaaaagttctgTCCTAAATGGTTGCTGGtgtgtaaaaacaaaatatatgcattaaatattttgcttcaCAGTCCCTTAAAGCAAActgatttatcaaaaatacttACTATACATTTTTCGTGCTCTGGTTATGGAAGCGGCTTAAAATACAACCATGTTTTTATGAACGTATTTTACAACTGAAACTCTTACGCAGTCGATGAATTATTTCCCTCATTTCACTTGCGATGTTTTATATACTACAAAGTTTGCTAAACAATGACTTATTGTTCCGAATTAAGAATTTGATAACGACAAAAGTGCTTTACTTGACCAGGTGTTCATTTCGTAATACTTCTTgtattgttaacttttttttaatagttaataaaataaaaattactcaaaAAGTGTTTTATTCGTTATACCAAATCATAATTTGTTCATCTTCCAGctgatcttttttatttaacaaatttaataatattatttttatcttgatattgtaatataatatttgtcacTTATCACTTAGCAGTTGTTGAATAGCATACAACACAATCTTCTGCAACCGACACCAAATGTTGCAACCCGGTTTTGATTCTGTAACCTGAGTCGAATTATTCTGATATCCTTGAGGTAGATGGCAGCACACTACTAATGTCACACACATGAAGAAAatcaaattctttttaatcatTGCAGATGttaacacataaaaaaattatcgttaaaaTAGTTTACTTAATCTTAATCTTGTTCAAGAGAtggaaacttatatattatttatttaactttcctGGTTTCAGATAAAACTGCTGTTCTTGTTGATTTtttgaagtaataaatattagatagTAAAATTCATGAAGAAATAATGCAGTTTTGGACAACcgtatttttatcaaaagatatttgaagataaataacaattcacgctttatttttttttggcttcCTTAATTGATTAACAATCCTCTAAGTGGCATATCTCCGtacattatcatatttttttattaaaataaaaccgaaTCCACCTTTGATATTTACGtttcacaataaaattcaaacgtattattttatatttaatatctttacgTCTGACGTCCAAGTATACTtcagtttaaaatgaaaactattttcgccctcaatattaaatttccttcaaatgattttttaatttccgaaCGTTCCCAACATTTCGctttaacatttcaatttaatatgaacGTTGACTATATTTGGTGTGTCACTGAAATTGTTTATATCCGTTAGAATGATCCGTgcaagataaatataaaatgattgaatttaaaataatatcataatattgtaTACTGATAGAAACAGCAGTGATACTTTGGCATAAAGTTCACATTTCAGTTTGTGATAGGTTTGATCgtgagataaaaaataaattataaaaatttgttgtaaattgTTACAGAGCCGAgaagtaaaaaatgtaatcgtatagaaataatgattttttatttatagcaaattGAAATTAGATAATGTAGAGTAGGAattcgttattttataaatcaagaGTTGGTAAAATAAGCATTCTGTATACTAAAAGTCATATAAGCAAGTTGTGCCACTTATTCGGTTTCTCCTGAAAAtcctaagatttttttataaagaaacacAGTGAAGAGACCAACACCAATAGCTTAGTTGATAAATATCGGAATGCAACATTCCGAAGTAATGAGACCTAAGACTCAACTCGTCTGCCGGTGaacacggttgctgaaaagtaacagaaacgtcggaagtatagtgttatttacaaaaataaagcacgcgtagtatattcgaaaatatattagtttcatttaaaagaatattccGAAGGTTGTAAATTCAAAATCGGTTCGTgtcgataatttttttgtatattataatttgattttaaatattagctCTGCATtgctgtaattttaaaaacataataatttatctatttcaattaacaaatataaaaaaaaccaataTAGGAGTCTCAAATAATGGCAATGATCTCATTCGTTCACAACCTTAAGTGTTCCGCACAACTCTAAGGAAATAATCACGAAAATTGCTTCTGAAGTAGACATGAAGTAGTATAGAGTCATGAGAATATAATCGAGATGCTTGTTGAAAGGATTTTGTCGAAATCATTTTCACTTCTCCGGtactaaaatgtatttaaaaacaagaatGCTTCTTATTATTTCGAAATTAAcgagttaatattaatatatatataacttttagtgtcattttatattatatttatagtatacaGAATAATGAATcacaaacttttataaaaaatctaaaattccTTAGAAACGTCACAGAGAACATCACTTCTGAATTACATAACAAATGttccacaaaaataaattagacgAGTAAAATGTTcgatctttttatataattaattagttcaGGAATTCTTAGGACACTCACTGCATAAATGATACTTAAAAACGTATAAGATATTAGATTCTGATGACCGAACCCAAGGTACATCATGTATTGTAATGGATTCatcatttactttattttatcggGATTACTAtagaagttttaataatttacccAATGACAACGTTTCTATTCGTAGTTTGCGTTAAAAAAAGCTTTTGATGGGAATTTTCATAATAcacctaaaatataatagagtAATCCAAAATACAGAAcacgtaaaaatataaaggaaaaaataagttaattatacTATAGCAAAATGTACAAACTTaatctaacaataaaaatatattcgtataCCTTCAAAGCAAGGGACatcttatttcatatttattaatagtactTCTAAGAATCGGGATCTTTGAAGTACGGAGGAAGTGTGTAAAGTATGGGAGGAAAGAGATATGATGCTAAGGTGACGCTATTGGTATTGTCTGAAtacataagatatttaaactgaaactatttaaaaaaatctattcttaCATTGATTGACTTCATTTTCATGTTACTAATATTAACTTTCATAATTTGTTCTtacaatactattaatattgaatagcGTAATCAAGATCACCTTTAatagaaagataaaaaatgaCTGTTACTAAACTGTACGATCAAATTCAAAGacttatagtaataaaaagctgtaaaaattgtaatacatGTTCATAAGTGTAATATTAAGGATTGGCggtgttgttaaaaaaacagaATTCTAGAATGTTTGAAAGAAaaacgaatatataaaatatttgtctgtAAATTTACAAGCTATTTCATAAGGTTGACATTTATCATATCCAAAACGAATTGTCATAATTAACTAAGTTAGtagcaaatatattaatgactgagaaaaaaaaaacaaataataaatattttacgtattttaaaatttttgcattttaGTACATTTAACATTCATATAGAATTTAACATTCACTTACAATGAGATAGAATGAACATTTCTAttcatttgcaaaaaaatagttttaaaatctgGGCCATTGGATATGAAAGGCTCTCTTTATTTACTATAGCGaggatattaaatgatttttgagTTTGACTTTAAACATATACTATACTAtcacatagttttatttcgtcTAGTAGTTTATTGAACAGCTGTACTCCCTCAAacagtatttgtttttttaccaTAATTAGTTCTTACATTatcaatatgaattttatatttattccttaaaaTCGAAATATGCGATCTCTCACAAATCCTTATCTCTGATTGAATGGAACctgatttaatttgtttgattaGGATGCATGTATAGTATGTGTTGTTGGAATCAAATAGGgatatttataaagagttttgataatcttattttgtattctttgtaaataatttaaatttgaagtaTTAGCGGATCCCCAAACCTGTATTAGGTATTGTAAATGAGATTTTACTAAggagttatataaaatgtctcgGATTCTTTTTGGTACACAAGTAGAGATTCTATTGATTGCTCCTAATATTGACTGCAACTTTGTTCTAATATGGTTAATATGTATCTTGAAATTTAGTTTGTCGTCTAACCATAAGCcaagatatttttcatgatgAGAGCGCTGTAATATATCGTTGTTTATCGTCAGCGGAGTGAAGTCAggtatctttttatttttagcagagaaaataataaatgaagtttTAGCAGTATTGATTGTTAGTAAATTGTGTTAGAACCTCtcatttatcaaatttagATCATTTTGTGCATTGATTACAATTTCATGAATAGatttatggaaataaaaaagacaagTGTCGTCTGCAAACAGTGTAAGGTGGCCAGTTAATCCTATCTTTTCtatgttgtttatataaattaaaaataataaaggtcCTAGAATAGATCCTTGAGGGATACCGTACGTTACATTTTGGGAGGTGCtagaaaagttattaattttaactacttgctgtctattttttaaatatgacttaAACATCGCTAAGGCAGTTCCTGTCCAATGTTACATAATTTGGATCAAAGTTTTTGATGACTTATTGTGTCAAAGGACTTTTtaagtcaataaaaatacctaatgtaatgttctttttattaatgttagttttaattttagtaattaagTCTACAACAGCTGAGAGAGTACTCGACTTTGGACGGAACCCATATTGTCGTTTACTTAGGAACTGTTTTCCAGTTAAGTACCAGTTCAAacggttatataaaatacgctCAAATATTTTCGACATAATTGGCAAAACAGATATTAGCCTATAATTACTTGGATTGGAACGGTTACCAGATTTAAATATAGGAATGACCTTTGCGATCTTAAGTAAATCGGGATAAATTCCTTGTGCAagacatacatttatacaatttgtaaGTCTTACAAGTATGACACCTTTAAGACATTTTATCGCGTTTGTGCTAATTACATCCGAACCCGTGCTCGCATTACAGTCtagtttatcaataattttaaagacttCATCTGAACTGCAACGTATGAAGTTTGCTTATGTAATGTTATGTGTGTAACCAGCGTCATACATGGAAATGTTCCTTGTACTTTCATGGTATGGCTTCGGTATTTTAGAAGCTAGCTCGTTGCCAATTGacgaaaaaagtattaaagagATCACATATTTCGTTACCATCGGAAACCATCCCTGAATTTGATATCAGTTTGGGAGGAGCAAAACTATTCTTAATCTTATTCAAAGCTAAACCATTTATCACTTCCCACATTTTTTGAGTTGTTATTAACCTTAtcaaatagattattataataattgcttTTATGCATCTTAATGAGTTTCGCTACTCTGTCTCGTTCTGTGTCATGTCAAAAAGCATGATTAAAAACggctttaataaatactttaaaatcaaatatgattatgtttatttcatcAGGCGTctaggtattttttatattcttacttGATAAATACAGTAatcaaatattgttatatttagaattaactGTAAGCACCGATGGCCCGTGAAAAACCTGTTTGATGTGAAGCAGTTTATGATTCAAACAAATTAAGAGAAAATGTTCATTGAAATGGATTCAAGTGGAACGGAGAATAGGAAAATTTGCTTCTGtacaagttattaaataattacaaattacgtCTTACAGGTTAAACTCCTTAAAACAAACtggtctaaaaaaatataactttttttttgtttatgctcggttttgtatgaaataagttctgaagtatttttataaaagttataatttaatagcaatTTATTCACCTCGTAAAACTATGTATATCTCATTGTATccgcatttattttataataagttttccATATATGTTGTTTCCATAGTAATATtcatcttatattaaataataatattatttgacatgTAACTTATTCATTCGCATAATCTGAGAGCATATGCAGTGTGTTGAGATCAGTTCACGGATGGGGtagatttttaagtattataattccATACATACTTACTATCTGTCAcctaaaacttatttaaattcatagaaTAACTCGAAtccattattttctttaaaataaaattacaataaaaaaatgaatttcaaataacagtagaggaataatattattacttatttttatcatgaaaaataggaaaaaagtttcttatttttcaggttattaatatgaatgaagATAGTTAAAATGTCGTTACATTTGATTCTTAGAGTTTCAGAAAGCTTTGtgtttattagtttaattatagttttattcttttattgatgttttttctcttttaaagttgttttaaatttgaattttcctGTTTGTATCTGTGAACAGCTGCGGAAGCATATAGTatgcatatattatacattgttGTTACAATAATCCTGAATGTTTATGGGAAAATGTAAATGCgggaaatgtttgtttttgatatcatataacaaaacTTAGTTTTCACATTTGAAACTCGTGTaactttataatgtaaatcaaaatcattCTGTCTGTTATTTTGACtaagctatttatttaaattttccatttcataatgaatttttcgaaataataataaacgagaaaatcaaataatttctttacaaattaGGGTATTaggttaattaaatcaataaaattagacgatacatttatattattgattatatttatattatattttatataacattttcagaCGGTTTTTGTATGATgaaaatgagatttttttttgttttttacaaaacaaaatactttcgTTGACTTCACTCAAGGGATAAGGGCCATTTGCAGACAAATACTGAAccgctatttttttatacggtTTCCTTTAGGCTAACTTCAACTTTTCAGAATTATTAGAAAAGttggtaaaattaatttaataagattaattcaaataaaggtTAAATAAAGGGCTggttacattttcttttaaatataatataatattgatcattgtaatatattataacatcgtaataaataaaactttattattgacaaaattattgttaattggAATAATACAGTGTGTAAACCTGCTCCAATATAAAAGTCTGTAACGAGTTCTTTGCTGGGGAGTTGCACGaaaagataaaagatttttttggaATGACatcactttaatttaattaaaatatataagtcatattgtaaattattaaaatttcaatcaaGTGCTTGTAATAAAGGTATAGAAACACGGGAGATTCAGAACGCAGGTGGTCGGTTCAAATGAATTTTGGGTAACACTCGTGGAGTGCCGACGTAGCGGTCTTCAGTGGGGCGTGTGTAGCGTCGTTGGAGACAGTGCCagatgtgtatattttttaaactctaCGTAACTAATGgcagaaagaaaaaatatttgtttgttttataagtaaCTTATTCCGAAAATCTACAAGCAAATTTGTAGATGTGGCTTAATAAACAAACGCAAAAGCGTAcataaataacagaaattgTTAGAGGCATAATCACAACAGGCATCAACAACAATCTTCGCTCACAGTCTGTTTAAAACTGGTAAAAGTGGATTAACTTGTTTAATTTCAGACCTTTGAGAAAGATGTGTTCAGCATAGTACAAAGTCACATTTTTAATGACACCATTATTCACCCTTTAGCCTTTTGCATatctcttttataaaatttgcttCAAAAATTAGATactatatgatttaaaatatttttttactttgtctaaggtatttattcaaataaaattaatttatgaaagtttaatagttattttatttaaacgaaaacatttattataaaaaatttacaaggttatattgtattattttttatttacacactTTATTGTTCAccacagttattttttttataagaaacagGCAGCCTCATCGCCTCAAGGCAATTTCTTCCAGACAACCCTTTTTTGCAGTAAAACGTAGCCTAAAGGTATATAGCGGCGTgactttgataaatttatataatactttcttaatttctacaaaaaatatctttataccaATATTCTTCTATATTCATCTTGAACTCttaagtcatttttttttttgaaacaacaaattttataatgaagtttattgattttttaaactataatgatatttcttttaacacgACGAAGATTATCTACGTAGGAATAAAACGCACTATTGAAGAGAAAGTAAGTTCTGATGTT
This region includes:
- the LOC116774483 gene encoding uncharacterized protein LOC116774483 isoform X2, which codes for MYKIITAVLLLSYTAYARISVMYAHEKISDMVAQQCLTEMYPKGKKIELQESDESCIIYCVLKKFGIINGNGQFNLDIYRKRVQMAHQLDSRNLMNDKGGACVESAEATQHKQDVCKKAKVFNDCTHLYRMIF
- the LOC116774483 gene encoding uncharacterized protein LOC116774483 isoform X1, with translation MYILFTLTIILLGTINCYKHSKYLTKSLDSEPSLSILYARDKKSDTITNECLMEMYPRNLYKYPLHIDRNDIPCIIHCVLKKFGIMSNDGIINIRNYYRRVQAIHRYDPRVLISDVGETCAQNINGMNLDHDVCKKAKVFNDCTQLYVISYKDLED